CGTCGGGCAGCAGGACCTGCAGGAAACCGTCATCAACAACGTCGTGGAGTACAACGTCAAGATCGACCTCGCCGGCAACGCCGCCGAGGAGAAATTGGGCCAGAGCTCATCTGTGGTAATTACGACCGCGGAGAAGGACAATGTGCTTGAAGTGCCCAACAACGCCATCCGTCAGGCGGGCAACCAGGCCGTCGTCACCGTAAAGCGCGGTAAGGATTACGTCACGGTGCCGGTAACCCCGGGGCTCGTCGGCGACACCAGTACAGAGGTGACCTCTCCGATGCTCAAGCCCGGCGACATCATCGTACTGCCCACCGCGGGCGCCAAGGGCGGCCGGCTGAACCTGCCCGGACGCGGCAAGAGCTCCACCAAGGGCTCCCTGCAATGACCCGCGGCCAGCGTGGACCCGCGATCAACCTCGAGCGGGTCCGGAAGACCTACGGCGAGGGCGAGGCTGTCGTCCATGCCTTGGAGTACGTCGACCTGACGATCTGGCACGGCGAATACGTGGCAATCATGGGAGCTTCCGGATCCGGCAAGTCGACTCTGATGAACATCGTCGGCTGCCTGGATGCACCCACTGCGGGGCGTTACTACCTCGACGGATTGGATGTTCGAACACTCGACGAGCATCAGCTCTCGGTGATCAGAAATCAGCGCATCGGATTCATCTTCCAGAGTTTCAACTTGATCCCGCGGACCACAGCATTGAGCAATGTTGAACTGCCTTTGGTCTATTCGGGAATGGATCGCAAGGAACGGCGAGAACGGGCCACCGAGGCGTTGGACAAGGTCGGCCTCGCCGACCGGCGCGGGCACCTGCCCTCGCAGTTGTCCGGCGGCCAGCAGCAGCGCGTGGCCGTGGCCCGCGCGATCGTGACCGACCCGGTCCTGCTCCTGGCCGACGAGCCCACCGGCGCGCTGGACTCGCACAGCACGGCGGATGTCCTGGACCTGTTCGACCAACTGGCCGCCGGCGGCCGCACGATCATGGTCATCACCCACGAGCACGACGTCGGCAAACGCGCCCAACGCCTCGTGGTCATGCGCGACGGCCGGATCCTCTCCGACACCCCCAACCGACACATGATCGGGGCAGGCGCGCTGTGAGAATCCGGGAGAGCACGCGATTCGCCCTGGCGGGCGTGGCCGCGAACAAGATGCGCTCGGTGCTGACCATGCTCGGCATCGTCATCGGCATCGCTTCGGTCATCACCCTGGTCGCCGTC
This genomic window from Sporichthyaceae bacterium contains:
- a CDS encoding ABC transporter ATP-binding protein, which encodes MTRGQRGPAINLERVRKTYGEGEAVVHALEYVDLTIWHGEYVAIMGASGSGKSTLMNIVGCLDAPTAGRYYLDGLDVRTLDEHQLSVIRNQRIGFIFQSFNLIPRTTALSNVELPLVYSGMDRKERRERATEALDKVGLADRRGHLPSQLSGGQQQRVAVARAIVTDPVLLLADEPTGALDSHSTADVLDLFDQLAAGGRTIMVITHEHDVGKRAQRLVVMRDGRILSDTPNRHMIGAGAL